The DNA segment aataaaattatagcaCTTTCgaagccttctatcacattttcTGACATTCTTCTTTTGCTACAAgatgagtaaaatatatattacttttaaaaaatggtATGCGAATTTGCACTATCTACAAGACAAATATCCTCGTTATATGtctttgtcattttttttaaagacaaataataataagatcaTAACATAAAATAAGTAGAAATGCATGCGCATTAAAATTGCATTCTTGATAATAATGGAACTTTTTATCTAAATAGCACTGTACATAAGAATAgtattatatactaaaaaatttatttttattattattgttgttcttgttgTAGAActtaacatatttaatattttaaactttttaaacataaacattaatattttattaaatattatttataataatcatacttaaaattcaaatgcatagtatataaaatttaacaataagtttcttacattattttatGACATAAATACTTAATgaacttaaatattaaattttttcattattgattaaatgactaatttttttttagaattctaaaaaaaaattagacactTCATAATGAATGGTGTAATTTTCAGCCACATcctttgaaacaaaatttgtccATTTTCTTTATCATCTTTCTTTaaggatgcttgataaagatcaactaaGTGCCTTGAAGTGACAAGTACGTGACTAATGGCTCTTTCCACCGCAATGAAAATATTTATCCTCTAGTGATTTATTTTGctcattatttctttctttatcccacttctagTGAGatcattttttgtaaaaataatttttcttcttaCAAAAGCCTTGTCATTTACCTCATATGGGGTTATAATTTGCCGCATTTGTTTCAAGAAATGGGGAGGCGCTAGTTGGGCAcgcttcattattttttaagagTAGTTCATTATTTCGTTCAGCAACAAAAAGGtaaaaattagatcaaatattttttaaatttcttttttcaatacTGCTGCTGCAGAAGCACATTTGAGGCATAGAAGGTTAAGAAATTTTTCTCTAATATGTCATTATCAATTATCTTTTCTCCCCATAATTTTATTCGTGAGGTAATTTAGAATATTACTGAATTgtattcatttatgaatttaaaatctTGCAGACGTAaatgcgtccattcatatcaAGTTTGAAGAAGTATCACTGTCttttgataattatatttttttttaatgttcttCCAAATATCTGGAGGATCCTTTAATGTGAGATACTCATTTTTTAGTCTTTCGTCAAGATGGCGACTTCAACTTTATCTTTTTGGGATATTTTATtatcagccttaatggtattttcaaaattcattgaATTAAGATGTATGTCGAcatctaatatccatgataaGTAATTATCTTCAGATATATTAAGAATATTAAATTCAAGATAAGAGAGTTTTAACATAATGTAAATTTATTACCTTTATCTTCTTGAATTTTGATTAGAGAATGGTACTAATAAcatattgtaaaataaataaatatgacagaagaaacaaatataaaatagaaaattttagtattaataTTCTCTAATATTATTATCTCAATATATTGAGATGAATATTCACTTTaatattctatatttttctatttatatagtCAAAGTTCACATCTTCAAACTTCATTAAATTCAATCCATCTTGAGAACTTAAACCAtccattattaaaaaaacaagCGCCCATATTATGAAGTCACATATCATTAAATACAGGgaaatttacttaaataaatagaatagcaGAATCATTTACCTAATTGTGCAAAACTGGTTGTTGTTACGTGCATGTGCAAAAAGCCATTTCTATGTAATCCGTGGCAACCCACCACGGTTTCAAAACGTGCATAAACCGTGGCAGGTCCCAGCGGTTTATGGGCAAAAATTATAGAGTGTAAACCGTGGTAAGTCACCACGGTTTAAGAAGGATGCATAAACCGTGGAGAGTCACCACAGTTTATGAGTAAAGTTGATTGCACATAAATCCTTGTGGGTTACCACGGTTTATGTAGGGTAAATAATGGCCAGAAAACCTTGTAGGTTCTCACGGTTTAGTATGACGGGAAGTCTATATATATGTGGGTGATTCAAGCTCCATAAGAGATCATTCTCACAATGGCTAGTGAGGAAGAGAGTTTTCTTGCCCTAGTGCATTGCTctgggaaaataaaaaaaagcaaaagccaAGGTGTGAAGTTTactgatgattgaattttttgacggtatagaatttcacaaatgaattctcgttgcaagtatagttcctaaaccaatcaaaaatcctttcatacaaaagattgtttatcactaaaacaaacccctaaatttataaaccgaagtattcaaacctcgggtcgttctccctaggaattacaataaagtgccttgttattggttagaaatgtgttttggggttttggataagaagcatgaaaagtaaatggcaatgaaaataaactaacaactataaaaggctcttggtaaggtatgaaaattagaagtcctatcctagttatccttctcaattgtgatgagaattgttcattgctaccacttagttaacccttactaaataaaggaaagtcaagtggatgaattgacttgagccacaagtcctagccaactcccaaggaaagactagctttagtgcactccaaaccaattagcaatctctccaattaccaatcaacaaaggaattagataactcaagtgtcactaattactctacctaggccaagaggaacaaaatctatactatatctagaagaggcatttcaacaaacacataaagtgcaatagaagtaaacattattaaatgcaagaatNNNNNNNNNNNNNNNNNNNNNNNNNNNNNNNNNNNNNNNNNNNNNNNNNNNNNNNNNNNNNNNNNNNNNNNNNNNNNNNNNNNNNNNNNNNNNNNNNNNNNNNNNNNNNNNNNNNNNNNNNNNNNNNNNNNNNNNNNNNNNNNNNNNNNNNNNNNNNNNNNNNNNNNNNNNNNNNNNNNNNNNNNNNNNNNNNNNNNNNNNNNNNNNNNNNNNNNNNNNNNNNNNNNNNNNNNNNNNNNNNNNNNNNNNNNNNNNNNNNNNNNNNNNNNNNNNNNNNNNNNNNNNNNNNNNNNNNNNNNNNNNNNNNcgcgcgcgtccatgggcgagttcaacttctttgacttttcatgatttctccactttgcatgctttccctcttcactcctttgatccattcttagcccttttcaatctgaaatcactaacaaacatatcaaggcatctagtggaatcaaaggtgaattggATTTAGCTAATTTAaggtctagaaagcatgttttcacatctaagcacaaattaggagacaatcacaaaactatgctatttcattgaataaatgtgggtaaaaggtcataaaatcccctaaaatcaatacaagataaaccgtcaaaatggggtttatcaacctccccacacttaaaccaagcatgtcctcatgcttaaaccaagaatgaagtaaagggtatggcatttattcaatggaactaactaaatgcaatctacctatatgcaactatctacatgaatgcaattgtttggtcaaaataaatcaatctccaagaagcatatatgcacaagggctaaggactagcaagtctaatccacaattgaattgagttattaaatatttttacaaacttgcatgaaaagagatgatcataggtggaaacatgtaattgagcatcgaaccctcaccggaagtgtttacactctattcgctcaagtgtttagggttgattcactcaattctcctctaatcatgctttctaagatttgtttttcttctaacaatcaacaaatatttcatgcatgcatacatatatcatgaggtcttttccttaggttgtaatggggttagggtcaaggtaagatgcatatttggttaagtgagcttgagatttgaatctttgataagcttaaacttcccacctaacctatgacatcctatacaattaagttctaacctaactacccatttttcactttttcacatactcatgcatttctttttcatttcacaacacttatgcattgatctttattggaTTTTGCTttacttggggcattttgtccccttctttttcttctttttcttctttttctttctttttctatttttttcttttccttttccatattatttttcttttctttttcttttgtttttctcattttttttctttctatatacaagagcatcaatgcataaggtctatacatttgatcaatacatgagtatgtacccaatccccaatatttccaataataatacaaaacaacccttttattcacccaatgtcccaaggttcccacacttgaatgatactcacacacactagcctaagctaatcaaagatccaaattaaggacttgtattgtttttcgctttaggcttgcaatgtgctaaaataagaacgaagtgggttaatcgtaggctcaaatttgactaacaatggaagataaacgGTAAGActttttgggtaagtgagctaatgaaacgATGgcttcaatcatataaatgcatgaatacacaaaataatggacataaagaatcaaacaaatcaaagattacaatcataagaagagaataatgcacacaagaaggaaaaataagtggttataagatgtaaccacaccattaggttcaaaactcacttgcttgtgttcttagctcaaaaacatgatccacaatatatataattcaagcaagttttatgaaaaaagttttcactcaaatcaattgaggtgccctatagatagaaatctttgaaaaatttcgttattttgactaagcttattgtgtatacatatgcaaaaattagaaaatgcaagtaaaaatcctaagaacctaaaatgaaatgcaaaagtgttgggattagaaatttgtcacccaaaatcgccgactggtcggacgacctccccacacttaaaagtttgcaccgtcctcggtgcattgaaggatgagcaagggggtacggcgactcttcGGATTGCTACGTGTTCTTTCTCCCgcttccatgtttgcttgtggtgcattgttcatggaaaacaaaaatataacaccataagatgagacaatacaaaatcaaggaagCATACTTTGTTGGAGTGAGgaaaatcactagaattgagtgagtgaattagtgtgacattagtgacaaataagtgtgtgaattctaaattgcgcggtttagaacacacattagcataaaagttatgtcacaaaagaagcatgcacttcactcattctagtatgcttgagatgctttaagtgaacttgtaaggtaagacaagcattaaagaagcatggaagcattcaagctaaaacatatggatgcatatgatcataaaatacaatgcattaaggtaaatgcataacatcatccatcaagaggttgcctaatcgaggaaaaagattcaaattacatggtggccaaatcatgcaattcaaaaggagttacaagctcgaaggcaattctcatcacttggtattcttaaaaggtaagcatgaaaaactcaaaaccaagtagaaaatataacctcaacaatagAGTCCAACAAAGATTGTTtaaaaacattcatgctaaaatagcatttaggcaataagaggcaacaatgtgtagtaaacaaaatcaataatccaacacttataatgaaaagagagaaaataaaatgaaaacaaaactaAGACTAACTAATCaaccaactaactaactaattaactaactaaaataaatggttatcaatggtgtttggaagtgttggatgagggataggaggagggaagaagaaaggagaaggaaagaaatagaaagaggggaagaaaagaaaatgtgtTGAGAAAAGGTGAtccgcgcgtacgcgtacatgctGCGTGCGCGTGGGTGGTGTCCGAGAGGGTCGGTGCGTGCGCACAGCGTACGCGAGTGCGCCGACTGAGTTGCGCTGGGGGCATCGTGGCAGCCTAAGAttggcccaactctctggaatatGTACCAGGAGGGCAGGTGGTCTTATCGGCGTGGGCGCACACAGTGCGCTTGCGCGTCAATTCGCAGGTTGCCaaaaggacgcgtacgcgccaggtgtgCGTACGCGCGAAATGGTTTGTGCCAAAGGCCCAAGTTgtgcacagtgcaggcctaactctcgggttaatgtatggaaggtggaacttctcaatccacgcgcacgcgtgcatggcgcgctcgcgtggatggtccaaaacgcttgatgcacgcgtacgcacgcagtgcgcgtacgcatggatggtgctctgtttttcaaaaatttttggtatgtttttacaccaatccaagcattccaaacctccaaacagctaccataacaccctaaaaccttatttaacatactaaactatcaAATGCACTTAACAAACtaccaaaacatgaaattaaactaattatacccatatatacaaaagagaaaatgaaaaggttttaccatggtggggtgtctcccacctagcacttttgtttattgtcctNNNNNNNNNNNNNNNNNNNNNNNNNNNNNNNNNNNNNNNNNNNNNNNNNNNNNNNNNattaatatctccaagctttgatggagttcttcacaaaccatgggctcccaatgttgatcctcatgtgttcccggatcctattttgtcttcacacccatctccaagttgattatcattaatccatgtgggtggtgggcaaggtgaattctcaacaaagtgaccaaacatccttctagacccatgtactctagttatacaccaacctttgctatCAATCTTTGGACATGtgaccataatgaacctaggatgatgcttccaaccattaaccatctcctttttactcttaaagccacaaatatatctaagttgaccatccgtttcaagcaaaccatattcaagggaaataataaagcttgagtataaggaatttacccacttgaatgagagagtggatggtggtggcttggggagaggtgtCTCCAATGTGCtagcaagctctactcccttgtttgCTTCCTTGTCAATCTCCACCTCTTCATAAACTTCTTCACTTTCagtcctttgttcatcattttcatcccactcttctccatcactcaaatcataaatgggaggacgagagaaatctacctccataTCACTTTCAAATTTATTAGGAGAaagttcttcaaattcaaaggattcttcatcaagaagattggatgcatgatcttcatcaccaagggaactcaattcttgcttcactccttccaagtcttcatatgggatatgccttggaggttgtgcacattcctcctcaacatcaacttcaatcttcttggaggagtTTTCATAACTCTAGGTTCCCATAGAGgatctgcatctcctaagtcttcaaccacttcttccttttcttcaatggtCATAGGTTCCTctaattgttctaacacaaagtagcATTCCTCCTTTTCCATCGAAGTTTCCAATCTCCCCTTTAAGCTATGCTCCtctttagattctccacatggagccatgggagttccttgagtgtccaaaagtTGGGATGCTAGCCGATTTACCACCTCATCTAAGGCGGTCATGAATTGTTGCACATCCCTTGTCATctcctcttgtccttgaagaagaacaccgatggtttcatccattagagattggggtggatgggagggttcatcattttggagaaagggttcattataggaaggtggtttttcttggtaaggtggtggtgtgtattgaggtggttcttgggagtagtaatcttggaattgtggttccatgtatggctcatatggttcaaaaggaggttggtatggtgggtaaggatcatggtcatatggaggtgtttggtgaaaagaggcttgtgagtatggttgagggctatgttgagggtatgattcataggcatatggtggtggttcttgaaagtcacaaggagattcaccatagccatttgattCCTTCATAGttcattggtggaggttgttgccaagaagattgatcatatgcatatggctcctcccacctttggttgtcccatccttgatacatatCTCCATTATAgtcctcatcacctacaacatagttgtaatcacactcatagccaaagtgagaattcatggtagcaagagaaaataagaaacaaaaactaataagaaataatgaaataaaatactaagactagcaaaaactaacaagcaatctaaaaagcaagctattcacaatattcacatatatacaataaccaataacataacaccattgcaactccccggcaacggcgccattttgatgattgaattttttgacggtatagaatttcacaaatgaattctcgttgcaagtatagttcctaaaccaatcaaaaatcctttcatacaaaagattgtttgtcactaaaacaaacccctaaatttataaaccaaagtattcaaacctcgggtcattttccctaggaattacaataaagtgccttgttattggttagaaatgttacctatcaacaaaggaattagataactcaagtgtcactaattactctacctaggccaagaggaacaaaatctatactatatctagaagaggcatttcaacaaacacataaaaggcaataaaagtaaacaacataaattgcaagaattaaagaaagatctaactacaaaggcaagagatcaacaatagaaaagcaaagaagaacaattattatgaattacctcttattgaattgaaagaaaatggaaagaacaatactagatctataacaaaatacaagaacaacataaaggaaattacaaccaaagaatggaagaagaatgaatgtaacaacaaggaattgaaaagatagaagtagaagaagatgaattaaaatctagatctaagaactaaacctaatcctaatcctaatcctagagagaagtgagagcttctctctctagaaactaactctaaactaatcctaatgtgtgtgAATGATTGGGatcccctttgctcttcaatccttggctttaaatagcatctttggcgccaaagttggttgggattgggccccacaacccttcagaatttgttggccacgttttcattaaaaaatcataaaacggcaccgacgcgtacgtgcacatcacgcgtacgcgtccatggggtgattcgcaggtgcgcgcaagcgccaggtgcgcgtgcgcgtccatgggcgagttcaacttctttgacttttcatgatttctccactttgcatgctttccctcttcactcctttgatccattcttagcccttttcaatctgaaatcactaacaaacatatcaaggcatctagtggaatcaaaggtgaattgaatttagctaatttaaggtctagaaagcatgttttcacatctaagcacaaattaggagacaatcacaaaactatgctatttcattgaataaatgtgggtaaaaggtcataaaatcccctaaaatcaatacaagataaaccgtcaaaatggggtttatcgTTTACCGACAGAGAACCACTAAGTATTTTTATCAGTTCGTCGATGAGTTTGTCAGATTTGAAGAACAGCATCTTGGAGAAGCTTGGCGTGTTGGGTAGCAAGTGGGTGAAGAAACTATTCTACAAGATTCCCATGGCGGTTGTCTCGACCGGTGTTCAGTATGAAACCTTTGCGGTTAAGGCTGATGAAGATATTAGGGTTCTGTTCTACTTTGTAAGGAGTTTTCCGGAGATCAGAATCCATGAGTTGTTCGCGAAGTTGGAGGTTGGTGTCGATAGTTCTGGGGCATCCGCTCCAGTTCCTTGCCCAACTGCCGCGGGTGGTGCATCTAGTTCGATGCCTGCGGTCAGACCCTATTTTTCGCCGGTTCAATCACCTTCGTTTGCAGCTGATTTAGACCGAACAGAGGTTGTTGGTTCTGTACCTTTGGAGAATGCAGCAGTCATTGAGCCTCCCAATGTTGTGGGCACCGGTGGTGGCCTCGTACCTTATATCGAAGACTTTGGTGGACCTGATCAAGTAGAGAATGCAATGCGTGACGATGAGTCTGACCAGGAGCCTGTTGATATCGATGGTGACAGCGACGATGACACAGGTGGCGATCCACATGCGCAGCATCGGCCTTCAAGTTCTGGTTCTCATCCGTACCCTCCACACTTCTCCACACTAAACTTGGAAGCTCTTGGTCAATAGGAAGACAGTGGTAACAGAGTGGGGGGATCTTCTACAGAATTTCAGATTGGGCAATCATTCCAGAGTAAAGATAAAGCTGTGCTGAGTGTAAAGGACTATAGCATCCGGCGAGATGTTGAGTACAGAGTCATCGAATCGGATCATTTGAAGTATCATGGAAAATGCAAGGAATTCGGCAAGGGTTGTAGTTGGTTGATTCGTGTAGCGCTTCGTGCACGAAAGGGGAGTTGGGAGGTTAGGAGGTACAACGGGCCACACACATGCCTCGCAACTTTTATTTCAAGTGATCACCGTCAGCTGGATTACCACGTTATATGTGCGAGGATTCTTCCTATGGTTAGGGCCGATGCTGCGGTTACGGTAAAGGTACTTCAACAAGCGACAAAAGCTGATTACGGTTTCAGGCCTAGTTACAGGAAGGTTTGGATGGCTAAGCAGAAGGCAGTGGCACAAATATACGGAGATTGGGAGGAGTCTTACGCGGAGTTGCCACGTTGGATGCTAGGGATCCAGGAGACAATGCCGGGAACAATCACGGTGCTGAAGACGTCTCCTGTTCGGATTGGTGGTGGGGTTGATGAGTCCACGGTGTACTTTCACCGGCTTTTCTGGACATTTCTACCCTGTATCGAGGCATTCCAGCATTGCAAGCCCCTCGTCAATATTGATGGTACCCACTTGTATGGGAAGTATGGAGGGACACTGTTGTTGGCGATAGCTCAGGACGGGAACTCGAACATCCTCCCGATAGCAtttgcccttgtggagggcgaAAATGCAGAGTCGTGGTCATTCTTCTTGTCCAATCTCCGAGAGCATGTGACTCCTCAGGAGGGTATCCTTGTAAAGACACCTATACAACCAGGCCAGTGCAGCGGAGCCCCAGCTATATCTGCCTAAGTCGTCCAATGATGCCAAATAAGGCAACCAGCGAAGGTGTACCCTGTTTGCGTTCTTGTCCGCAAACAGCTGAGACGACAACAGCATCAGGATATAAGCGTGTGCGTATACACGCACGGTCTCATCAGTAGCATCTGCAGGGAGAACTCGGAACCTCTCGTGGAACCATGTGTAGCACACTGTCATCTGCTTGACTTTACTCTGTGGAGGTAACTCCCCGAA comes from the Arachis duranensis cultivar V14167 chromosome 7, aradu.V14167.gnm2.J7QH, whole genome shotgun sequence genome and includes:
- the LOC107459284 gene encoding uncharacterized protein LOC107459284, with protein sequence MSLSDLKNSILEKLGVLGSKWVKKLFYKIPMAVVSTGVQYETFAVKADEDIRVLFYFVRSFPEIRIHELFAKLEVGVDSSGASAPVPCPTAAGGASSSMPAVRPYFSPVQSPSFAADLDRTEVVGSVPLENAAVIEPPNVVGTGGGLVPYIEDFGGPDQVENAMRDDESDQEPVDIDGDSDDDTGGDPHAQHRPSSSGSHPYPPHFSTLNLEALEFQIGQSFQSKDKAVLSVKDYSIRRDVEYRVIESDHLKYHGKCKEFGKGCSWLIRVALRARKGSWEVRRYNGPHTCLATFISSDHRQLDYHVICARILPMVRADAAVTVKVLQQATKADYGFRPSYRKVWMAKQKAVAQIYGDWEESYAELPRWMLGIQETMPGTITVLKTSPVRIGGGVDESTVYFHRLFWTFLPCIEAFQHCKPLVNIDGTHLYGKYGGTLLLAIAQDGNSNILPIAFALVEGENAESWSFFLSNLREHVTPQEGILVKTPIQPGQCSGAPAISA